Proteins from one Desulfonatronovibrio hydrogenovorans DSM 9292 genomic window:
- a CDS encoding four helix bundle protein, protein MGEFAKRFEDLEIWQEARRLAVEIYLQFKDCRDFGFRNQIQDASVSVMNNIAEGFERRSRAEFRRFLDIAKGSSGETRSMLYLAQDVGHIDKDTGMRLISEYEVLSKRISSLMATLRRKEGGKVKS, encoded by the coding sequence ATGGGAGAGTTTGCCAAACGCTTTGAAGATCTTGAAATATGGCAAGAGGCCAGACGTTTGGCAGTTGAGATTTATTTACAGTTCAAAGATTGCAGGGACTTTGGATTTCGAAACCAGATTCAGGACGCCTCAGTATCTGTTATGAACAACATAGCAGAAGGTTTTGAGCGACGGTCCAGAGCCGAATTCCGCCGCTTCCTGGATATCGCCAAGGGCTCCAGCGGCGAGACCAGGAGCATGCTGTACTTGGCCCAGGACGTGGGGCATATTGACAAAGATACCGGCATGAGGCTGATTTCAGAATATGAGGTGCTTTCCAAAAGAATTTCAAGTTTGATGGCTACGCTCAGGAGGAAGGAAGGTGGGAAGGTAAAAAGTTAA